The following are encoded in a window of Rosa chinensis cultivar Old Blush chromosome 4, RchiOBHm-V2, whole genome shotgun sequence genomic DNA:
- the LOC121052850 gene encoding uncharacterized protein LOC121052850, producing the protein MNWIYHGESPIATNHANSEIETEVDLNVQDDMFEMLHEAMGIPNMGETDDPPSDAPQVGPNQTTSHFLKLLEGAQLPLYPGCKRFTALSFIVRMMHNKVLHGWSDKSFTGLLKNLASAFPEGVLLPKSYYEARKITKDLGFTYQTWDACRNNCMLFRNDDINLDECKVCKKSRWEDKKDSTADVGTSKSKKKAVKQVRYFPLKPRLKRLFMSSKTAKLMRWHAEERENDGVFRHPADSMAWKDFDTKNSDFSNEIRNVRLGLASDGFNPFRTMNIVHSTWPVIVFPYNLPPSLCMKQPFLFLSLLIDGPKGPGDKIDVYLQPLIEELLELWERGVETWDASSNEMFTLHASLLWTINDFPAYANLSGWSTKGQYACPCCNSEIDSCWLSNGKKHSYGGHRRWLPNGHRFRKDGKNFNAKLEFRAKPNPLSGVDLLRQIESEGIVTEYKREDLLTRKRKLAAVEVDAHGKKKRKPHNWKKKSIFFELPYWKHNLIRHNLDVMHIEKNVCDNVLWTILGDAKSKDNLNSRRDLQEMNIKNHLHLKIDESGKPKAPDAEFEMKNNGKDLFLNVIHEYRAPDGHASNISRRVRLQDRTMGGLKSHDCHILVQELIPLAIRKSLPKNVVEVLIDLGNFFKQLC; encoded by the coding sequence ATGAATTGGATTTACCATGGAGAATCTCCAATTGCTACTAACCATGCCAACTCTGAAATAGAAACCGAAGTTGATTTAAATGTCCAAGATGATATGTTTGAAATGCTGCATGAAGCTATGGGCATTCCAAATATGGGTGAAACTGATGATCCTCCATCAGATGCTCCCCAAGTTGGCCCAAATCAAACTACTTCTCATTTTTTAAAGCTGTTGGAAGGTGCACAACTTCCACTATATCCGGGCTGTAAACGCTTTACTGCGTTATCATTCATTGTTCGAATGATGCATAATAAAGTGTTACATGGATGGTCAGATAAATCATTCACCGGGTTACTCAAGAACTTGGCTAGTGCTTTCCCAGAGGGTGTGTTACTTCCCAAGTCCTACTATGAGGCTAGAAAGATAACAAAAGATTTAGGTTTCACCTATCAAACTTGGGATGCATGTAGGAACAACTGCATGTTGTTCCGAAATGATGACATAAACCTTGATGAATGTAAAGTATGCAAGAAGTCTAGATGGGAAGACAAAAAAGACTCTACAGCTGATGTTGGAACTagcaaatctaaaaaaaaagcAGTAAAACAAGTTAGATACTTTCCTCTGAAGCCACGGTTGAAAAGGCTGTTTATGTCATCAAAAACAGCAAAACTGATGAGATGGCatgcagaagagagagaaaatgatggTGTTTTTAGGCATCCTGCCGACTCTATGGCTTGGAAAGACTTTGATACTAAGAATTCTGACTTTTCTAATGAGATTCGAAATGTGAGGCTTGGGTTAGCATCTGATGGGTTCAACCCATTTAGGACAATGAATATAGTTCATAGCACTTGGCCGGTGATTGTGTTTCCCTATAACTTACCTCCTTCATTGTGCATGAAGCAGCCATTTCTATTTTTGTCACTGCTTATTGATGGTCCTAAAGGACCAGGTGACAAGATTGATGTTTACTTGCAACCATTGATAGAAGAGTTGCTAGAATTATGGGAGAGAGGTGTAGAAACATGGGATGCATCAAGCAATGAAATGTTTACATTGCATGCTTCCTTATTGTGGACTATTAATGATTTCCCGGCCTATGCAAATCTGTCCGGGTGGAGTACAAAAGGTCAGTATGCTTGTCCATGTTGCAACTCAGAAATTGACTCTTGTTGGTTGAGTAATGGTAAGAAGCATTCTTATGGGGGTCATCGTCGGTGGCTGCCCAATGGCCATAGGTTCCGAAAGGATGGAAAGAATTTTAATGCTAAACTTGAATTTAGAGCAAAGCCTAACCCATTGTCTGGAGTTGATTTGTTGAGACAAATAGAATCTGAAGGTATTGTCACTGAATACAAAAGGGAGGATCTCctaacaaggaaaagaaaactagCAGCTGTAGAAGTAGATgctcatggaaaaaaaaaacgaaaaccaCATAATTGGAAGAAAAAAAGTATCTTCTTTGAGTTGCCTTATTGGAAGCACAATTTGATACGTCACAATCTTGATGTGATGCATATAGAGAAGAATGTTTGTGACAATGTATTGTGGACCATATTAGGAGATGCAAAAAGTAAGGACAACTTGAATTCTAGACGGGATCTGCAAGAAATGAACATTAAAAATCATTTGCATTTGAAGATTGATGAATCTGGTAAACCCAAGGCACCTGAtgcagagtttgagatgaaaaacAATGGCAAAGACTTATTTCTAAATGTAATTCATGAATATAGAGCACCAGATGGGCATGCCTCTAACATTTCGCGACGTGTGCGTTTGCAAGATAGGACCATGGGAGGTTTAAAGAGCCATGATTGTCACATTCTTGTTCAAGAGTTGATCCCATTAGCTATAAGAAAATCCTTGCCCAAAAATGTGGTTGAAGTATTGATTGATTTGGGCAATTTTTTTAAGCAATTGTGCTAA